A stretch of Rhinoderma darwinii isolate aRhiDar2 chromosome 4, aRhiDar2.hap1, whole genome shotgun sequence DNA encodes these proteins:
- the LOC142759480 gene encoding olfactory receptor 2G3-like, whose amino-acid sequence MNAKNRTITTEFILLGFSTDLRVNIFLFVLFLAIYIVTINGNGLIMWLILFNSHLHTPMYFFLCILSFLDLCTSTSVVPKLLADFFSTRRSISLGACTLQFYTVLLMSGTESLLLALMAYDRYVAICRPLHYPMLMRWRTCYSLTALVWIVSFMIFIIPAFSMPMDLCYPNHINHFMCEVLAVVQLACDDIILSEVVMFVTCFIALFLPFVFIIVSYACIISSVLKIHSTGRSKAFSTCTSHITVVVLSYGPSMIVYFGPSSQYSTNHGKYLSLFSYIICPSLNPLIYSLNNKDVKETIRKQLWTLTSRG is encoded by the coding sequence ATGAATGCGAAGAACCGGACGATCACCACCGAATTTATTCTGTTAGGATTTTCAACTGATCTAAGAGTAAACATTTTCTTGTTTGTCTTATTTCTGGCCATCTATATTGTAACCATTAATGGGAACGGTCTTATCATGTGGTTGATACTATTTAACTCTCATTTACACACCCCAATGTACTTTTTTCTCTGTATTTTATCATTTCTGGACTTGTGCACATCAACATCTGTGGTGCCGAAACTTCTGGCTGACTTCTTCTCAACTCGAAGGTCCATATCGCTTGGGGCTTGCACTCTTCAATTCTACACTGTCCTTCTTATGTCAGGAACTGAAAGTCTTCTCCTTGCCCTTATGGCCTATGACCGCTATGTCGCCATCTGCCGGCCGCTCCACTATCCGATGCTGATGAGATGGAGAACCTGTTATAGTCTAACAGCCTTAGTGTGGATAGTGAGCTTTATGATCTTCATCATTCCAGCTTTCTCCATGCCAATGGACCTGTGTTACCCCAACCATATCAATCATTTCATGTGCGAAGTTCTCGCCGTCGTGCAGTTGGCGTGTGATGACATCATCCTTAGTGAAGTTGTGATGTTTGTGACTTGTTTCATTGCCCTTTTTCTCCCCTTTGTGTTCATTATTGTCTCTTACGCTTGTATTATATCCTCTGTACTAAAGATTCACTCTACGGGAAGATCTAAAGCCTTCTCCACATGCACCTCACATATCACTGTGGTGGTTTTATCCTACGGGCCATCAATGATCGTCTACTTTGGTCCATCATCTCAATACTCCACAAACCATGGGAAATACTTATCACTCTTTTCTTATATTATCTGTCCATCTCTAAATCCTCTTATTTACAGTCTGAACAACAAAGACGTTAAAGAAACTATTCGAAAACAGTTATGGACATTGACAAGCAGAGGATGA